The Juglans microcarpa x Juglans regia isolate MS1-56 chromosome 2S, Jm3101_v1.0, whole genome shotgun sequence genome has a window encoding:
- the LOC121253366 gene encoding uncharacterized mitochondrial protein AtMg01250-like, which yields MGFDSKLIELITGCIQTASFLVLVNGEPMGHIVPSRGIRQGDPLSPYMFLLCSEGLISLLKDAAINHDISGIKICISAPYINHLLFADDSVCKADVEENRKIQALLARYEQAFGQKINREKTAMIFSGNVSVDKKNELLQLWSVNGVQQYESI from the coding sequence ATGGGCTTTGATTCAAAGTTGATTGAATTGATTACGGGTTGTATTCAAACTGCatcttttttagttttggtaAATGGTGAACCAATGGGTCATATAGTTCCAAGTAGAGGAATtagacaaggggaccctttgtccCCTTATATGTTCTTGTTGTGTAGTGAGGGGCTTATCTCTTTATTGAAAGATGCTGCCATTAACCATGATATCTCTGGCATTAAAATTTGCATAAGTGCTCCCTACATTAACCACctactttttgcagatgatagtgtgTGTAAGGCTGATGTGGAGGAAAATAGGAAGATTCAAGCACTGTTGGCAAGATATGAGCAGGCCTTTGGTCAAAAGATTAATAGGGAGAAAACTGCAATGATTTTTAGTGGAAATGTTTCAGTTgacaaaaaaaatgagttattgCAGCTATGGAGTGTGAATGGGGTGCAACAATATGAAAGTATTTAA
- the LOC121253367 gene encoding uncharacterized protein LOC121253367 encodes MPVVVTRSRRRSQRGRRITKRRKIWFLSDEDLALKQQLELYVERVQDPDPGLHKVALESMRVHIWAYRLMWKLWVTEMVDNGWCEINGGRRTSGSRTDARQINWCHAVVQIKQQRWCKSAV; translated from the exons ATGCCAGTGGTAGTGACACGGTCCCGTCGAAGGAGCCAAAGAGGAAGAAGGATTACAAAAAGGAGGAAGATCTGGTTCTTG TCGGATGAAGATTTAGCGTTGAAACAACAATTAGAGTTGTATGTGGAAAGGGTTCAGGATCCTGATCCTGGATTGCATAAGGTTGCACTTGAGAGCATGAG GGTTCACATTTGGGCTTATAGATTGATGTGGAAGTTGTGGGTGACGGAGATGGTGGACAACGGATGGTGCGAAATTAATGGTGGGCGAAGGACTAGTGGCAGCAGAACTGATGCACGACAGATCAACTGGTGTCATGCGGTGGTGCAAATTAAACAACAGAGATGGTGCAAATCGGCAGTCTGA
- the LOC121252595 gene encoding vascular-related unknown protein 1-like, with protein sequence MENSLSSCINKTIASKGAADCSPEESGWTKYLEDFSSYKGHDDSSSSFHSSSLVSDAASSAAWKNSNNKDLKVPKTLLGFKNTRAKIIDDSLEDTASSPVSSPKVSDLGPVDMNPVEMKGGILEYYDPELQADERSTSEINFGGKIDINHDSRNLRKMGLCLVPLSKLVNYFR encoded by the exons ATGGAGAATTCTTTGAGTTcatgtattaacaaaaccaTTGCTTCTAAAGGAGCCGCAGACTGCAGCCCTGAGGAAAGTGGATGGACTAAATACTTGGAAGATTTCTCAAGTTACAAAGGACATGATGATTCCTCTTCTAGTTTCCATAGCTCTTCTTTGGTCTCTGATGCTGCTTCTTCTGCTGCATGGAAGAATTCTAATAACAAGGATCTGAAGGTTCCAAAGACACTACTAGGTTTCAAGAATACAAGAGCCAAGATAATAGATGATTCTTTGGAGGATACTGCTAGCTCTCCCGTTAGTAGTCCGAAG GTCAGTGATTTAGGACCAGTGGATATGAATCCTGTAGAG ATGAAGGGAGGTATTTTAGAGTATTATGATCCAGAACTGCAGGCGGATGAAAGAAGTACCAGTGAAATCAACTTTGGAGGAAAGATCGATATTAATCATGATTCTAGAAATTTAAGGAAGATGGGTCTATGCTTGGTTCCTTTGTCCAAGTTAGTGAACTATTTCCGTTGA